The genomic window AGGCCACCGGCACCTTCCTGATCCGGGACAGCTCGGACAATCGCCACCTGTTTGCACTCAGCGTCAAAACGCCATCGGGCACCAAGAATCTGCGCATCCAGTGCGATGCGTCCGCTTTTTACCTGCAGACGGACCCTAAGAACATTCACACCGTCCCAAAGTTCGACTGCGTCCTCAAGCTGGCCAGTTTCTACATGTCTCAGAGCAAAGGGAACAGCCGCGGCGGGAGCACCTACTACATTCACTCTGCAGGGGAGAAGATCCCCCTGGAGCTCATCAAACCTCTGTCCTGCAGCTTATCCACCCTGCAGCACCTGTGCAGGAAAACTGTCAATGGACATTTAGACATTTCTGCTAAAAGAGACCAACTTCCTCATCCTCTTAAGGAGTTCCTCCAGGAGTACGACGCATCGATCTAGAGCGAAGAAGAAACTCTCACAGCGCAACCTCGTTCCGAGATGTGCGTCCGGGCGGCGGGGCGGGGATACGGCGAAGCGAAGCCAAGAGCGTCAAGGAACCCGAAAGGGAGCACATTAGCATACTGACCGCGGCGCGCTCTCACAAGGGGACTTCTTCAAGTCAAGCTTGTCGGCTGCGTTGGGGACTCGTGCACAAAAGAGGACGCTGCTGTTATCCGGTGGCACGAAAGGGGCGAGAACCTCTGTAGATGGCGTGCAACTGACTGAAAGCTGTCCACAGTCTGATGACACACAGcttccctcctgctgctgaCCAGCGTGCTGTGAAGCCCACTCGCCTCATCCTGCTCAGGCTGATGAGCTCACGTTATTCGTGTTCGTCCGGCCTCCTAGCAACGCTGACCAAATCTACATCGGAGATTCAAAGACAATGAAATGCGGAGCACCAATGAGTGGACACTGATCGCCTTATTCATGGGGGGGAAAAGGACTAAACCTCTTTCTTTTATATGTTTGGACCAGAAAATGTGGAAAGAAGCAATGATTTGACAATATTTTGTTCAAAGAGAGGGCTAATTATGCCAAACTTGCCTAATCTAGACAACAGTCTAGACTCTAGAGCACCAACATGACTGAATCCTGCAAGGTCCCACATCAGTCACATTTATGGCtttggtggggggagggggtagTATTTGCAAGCATTGGAAGTTTTGCCCTTGCCTGTGAATGTATTAATAACAACTGTCTTTTCCTAACGAGGAGAAGAGCAATGTGTCTTATTTTCATGGGTTTACATGAGCGTTAAAAACGAAGCGTGTTTCTGTGCTGTCTTTTATAAAGATGTATTCTGTGCCAACCGATCCTCTCGGCTCTGGATGCCTGAAGATGAATGAGAAGTTTGACGAAGCAGGCAGCCGGATACCAATTTGCacttatttatatttgtatgaaCATTGCAttaatttataataaaaatgtactATTTTTTCTATGAATTTGGGTCCCTGTGTTTGAATCTATGATgtctaaaaactaaaaactggGATTTACTTAAGTATAACTGTTCGACATGTCCCATCtatctttaatt from Brachionichthys hirsutus isolate HB-005 chromosome 16, CSIRO-AGI_Bhir_v1, whole genome shotgun sequence includes these protein-coding regions:
- the socs3a gene encoding suppressor of cytokine signaling 3a; this encodes MVTHSKFDSAMSSGLVDPSMRLPHRYKTFASKQQYQMVLATLHKLQESGFYLGAITGKEANAMLAAEATGTFLIRDSSDNRHLFALSVKTPSGTKNLRIQCDASAFYLQTDPKNIHTVPKFDCVLKLASFYMSQSKGNSRGGSTYYIHSAGEKIPLELIKPLSCSLSTLQHLCRKTVNGHLDISAKRDQLPHPLKEFLQEYDASI